AATCTTTTTTTTCAATACAAAATAGGAAATGCAATAACAAAAGAttcgacattactgtacaaaactagaaggtaaaagacgacataaaaagaaaaatagactcaaatcataaaaagaaaaatctcctTAAGAAATTCCTAAATGAGCGACCTAACTGGATGGTCCTAGggcgtctgtcatgctcaaactccggtaagtagatccacacctgtatgaaaaaattaagacaaaataaagttaaagacctagaacgctatgtgagacaataacccttcatgttggacacatgcaagacatgattgtgacgatttttctaaaattaaactATGTGGCTAAAGGTGGCTAAAATGCAAGATTCGACTAAGACtccgcgaagccaagaacctaaactcactaggaagaccggaccctatgtgggttacCTACGAATCACGCCCtaaaagacgagaatcaggtattcGTATTTCGGGCAGATTGaatacgggcgagaattaaaaaaaataactaatttagagaaaatatgttttttgtctttttttttttgaaaaatgatgaaacatgtaaactctttttggattttattttcccttttattttgattttttgattttcggaaaatgatgaaaaagtgcaaaatcttttttgaatttttcatagttttttttgtccttttcttaataaaaatgtgaaagaaaacataattgggccctacttgctttattttcacacttcaccctctttttttttcttttttttttttaatttcccctcaactatcattagtccatcaaatgacccttttacccttgaagaaatgcaacatgtagcacataggatgcatcaagatagTCTGTtattcacctgtcctagacggactcaacccatgtgttgagtctccaaagtcattcctactagggatccggcatgaagttatgttattctaagtttaaacctggggttgtgttcttgacctggcttacccgagcggacaactcgagctgaagagagggcaacgtaccgggagcactaaagtctacccggccttgttgctggccTAACCTCGTTCTACTTGGTATAACTTCTACagaaaaagtgggccacgcgaacgtgtgcaccattttcagaagactcagaggggtggcgtaagaagacagttatatacaattcaaataatatcaaaaggaTAAATAGACAACAATTACCACAAAGattcacaaaatacagtaatattagcaataaataaagccaagtacaATCACAAAaacaagctcaaattcttgaaccttgaactagagattctgggttcttatccccagcaaagtcgccagacctgtcacacctcctttttactaccctcggaaagggtataagagagttttttccaatttaagtgacaatcgaaatgagattattatttaaaattcagagtcgccacttgggataatttatggtgtcccaagtcactggtttaaaattccgaatcgaggaaggtTGACTCTTACTTATGGtatgcgaacacagaaatccaggtaaggaattctattaacccgggagaaggtgttaggcattcccgaattccgtggttctagcatggttgcTTTGATAATAtttggcttaatcaaattgtctaattacttattttagagcctatgtgcatttgcctctttttaattaagaaattatcttaaaacgggtcacgcgcacgtgtactcATTCGTTTGGCACGTCAAAAATcatatcacgcgaacgtgtctACAATTAATAACGATTTAtcattattaagaaagtttagtcGAAGTTGCGTGAACACATACTtcgattttattttttagaatcgcaatcatgtcacgcgaacgtgtatacaatcacaataatatattaaacgtgcctaaagcaaactacgaaaatTCATGTTTATTAACGGCCTTAAGCATACTTCCTAGCGATCCAATCAAATAAAGTAGAATAATTAACATGATAAATTTAATCTTTTCATTCTCGATGTCCACCCCCACATTCTAAACTAACCACTTTTTCCTTTTTAGGAAAAACTAAACATAGCTAATATTGAACAACTGACAATACACGTATCTTGCTATGGAGAACTTGAAAGGATAAATCAAGGGAAGAAATTTGTCTTATTCTCAATTATTCAAGCACTCATCTTGTTTATTTATTGTAGGTTAACTTTTAACAAGATGTCGGTCATGTGTAATAGTAAATGTTGATGTTCTAGAATGTAAACTACAGAAGTATGCAAACCAACAATTCCTTCTTCCAGTTCCATTCTATGAAATCTATTATTTACAAGATTTGTCACAAACTATCACTTATGGACAAAACAGGATCGATTAAAATGTACTTAACCCTATATATCAAACTTGCAGTAAATGCTTCAATAACCCGCCGACTTCTTTTCCTCTTTACCTTTTTCCATTGTGTTTAATCAACAAACAAAAGACGAGAAACTAATTCAAACTGAAGGAAATCAGATGCAAAGAATTAATCAATTGAAAATCAACTCACAAAAGCACCACAACAATTATATCACCACATAACACATGTAAAACAAACTCATCTTAACACAACCCTTGGATACTTAAATTCACAAcaagaaaattgaaaaagatGAAGTAGTAAGGAGAAAAACTTGTTTAAACAAAGATTTCCTTAATATTGGTAGAAGAATTGTCGAGTACAAAATTTTCACTCTAAATCCAAGCGAAATCAGCGGCGAAAGACCAGCAGAAACCGCGAACCTTAAGCAATGGATGGAATCGAACTCACAATCCGACGCCGAACCTCAAACAGAAACTCGAATCACCATCGAAACGAACCCAATCAAACCCCGTCAATTCTATGGTTTCTAAATTGAAAATGGGAagaaaactaaattctaaaacgAAAATCAGCTGTTTACACCTCCGTTCCCTCTTCCGTTTCCCCTATACTGTATTTGCATCTATGGGTGGCCGGTGGCGATGGAGGTGGGTGAGATTGCAGCTTTGCATTGAAGAGGGTCAAAATTCGATGGGGGAGGGGGGGCCTGTTCAAAAACGGCGGATGCTAACCCTTTTGGGTGTTAGCTCTAGGTACCTCTTTTTTGTGTATTCACCaagaagatgacatttttgggccCCTTCATCATAATAGAAACGACTGATCTTTTAGGTCTAGGGTCTAGGTATTTAGGCTAATTTTGGTTATATGGAAAgagtttttaggttaaggggtatgagtTTGGTATCATTGCGCCTTAAAATTGGGCCAAAGACAAAAACAATGGATTACAAGATTAAAATGGGTTAAACCAACCCAAAACTAACTCGTCCTTCTAAATATACAATTAATAATAGCAAAATATAAAACCAAACTTaataaattaaactaaactatattaaaacatgaaactatttttgtgttttcaagattatataaaaataaaaataaggtgctatttttgtatatattttttatttaaatttatgaaagatacataaactaaaatattttgtaattttcattttttgtgacgaaataaagtaaaagagtcaaaattagttgaaatagcgatattaggcctaaactaaatatttacatgctaaaatataaaaaatcttggggagggtcaaaaatcacatgtctacagctgcccctctttgactggaaacgcgaacaGTTTTTAGACAAAGAACGAATTTCTAGAGTATCTTCTAACATATTCACCGCACCATAAACCTCGACTACAACACAACCAACATTGCCTAGGCCAAGTTTGAGCCATCATCCTTTACTTTCCAAATACCACCATTTCAATCTGACACAACTCATGTCACTGCAAACTCCTACCCTCAACAACCCCGATATGAGTTTACCACGGGATAAGAGAGAACTGTAAAGAATCCCGAGCAAGAAGAGATCACTTAGAAAATGAATAACATAGAATAAAGTCTCAAGAACATACAAGGCCTGAGTGGCCAGAAGAGTGTCTCCTACGCTGacttgtgcatgttccctcatgttCACCTGCCCATCAGTTTCAAGACGCCcaagtttgaaaagtatgacggacatggagaccccataggtCACCTGAAAAGATATTGCAATCAGTTAAGAGGAGagggcggaaaagaagaactctTGATGGCTTACTTTGGGGAGAGTTTAGCCGGAATTGCAtccgaatggtatatggaccaagacatctCCCActgacacatatgggatgacttgGCCCGAGACTTTGTCAGACAGTTCCAGTACAACGTCGACATAGCTCCAGATcgaaactctttgtccaatttcaAAAAGAAGTCTTCAGAGAGCTTCCTGGAGTAGCCATCAAGTAGCGTGAACAACATGCCAGGGTGAAACCCCCAATTGATGAGACCGAGATGGTCAGTGTCTTCtttcaagcccaagaggctggttacttccagaacatgatgccCTCTATGGGCAAGCCATTTGCAGAAGCTATAAAGATTGGGGAAATAGTGGAGAATTGTTTGAAAACGGGTCGCATCCTGAGCCAGTCGGCTATAAGAGCCTCCTCTCAAGCAATCCAGAGCGGGTCAGGGGCTGCAACAAaccgaaaaaagaaagaagaagtggaAATGATGGCCTCAAGTCTGAGAAACTCCCGCCAACCCCGAGGTTACTTTGGTTCCTCTTCAATCACCCTGTAACATTGCTATCACTACCAAGATGCGGCATATGCCATGACTCCTCAGCCTTATGCAGTGATGAATGCCCAGCCATATGCACGGCCGCAATAACACTATAACCAGAACCGAGCTCCACTCCCAGAAATAACCCTActcaccaagctccatataatccccgtcCACCACAGAACAATTTTCCATATAACACCCATGCTGTGAACCACCTAGAAAAACCAActtcacacccatcggtgaatCATATTCCAGCCTCTTCCCAAAGTtagtccaaatgggtttgttgcagCCCGTACCTCCAAACAGGCAAAACCCAGAGTCACCCTCCTACCGACCCGGTACCCGATATGCTTATCATTTAGGGGCAGAAGGGCACGACACTGAGAATTGTGGGACCCTTAAAAGGGCGGTCGAAAATCTAATAGAGCAAAAATAGGTAGTGCTGAGGGATGAGGAGGTCCCCAATGTAACCCATAACCCATTGTCGGCTCACAACAACGGGCCAGtcattgggatgatttgtgaggGCAGAGACTTCAACCCAGCATTGAAAGCTATCATTGTCATTGCCGATGTTGAAAAGAAGCCCAGAGCGGCAACAAAGCAAGATAAAGATGAGAAGAAGAGCAACTCCACTCCTCAAAGCATAGAAAAGGCTGTGGAAGCCGAGACAGGGGCAGTACCTCCTAAAGATGCGGTTCTTTATGTTCCCAGGGCCCCCAGAAAAGAACAGTTTGTGTTGAGTCCCCCCAAAAGGTTCGAGCAGAACAATGTTACATTGAAGGTACCAAAGATGTTTCGAGCAGAACAATGTTACATTGAAGGTACCAAAGATGTACGTACCAATGAGGACTTATATGGCGTGGGGCCCGATAATTTCACCTAGGCTAATTGAGCCTGTGGTTATCAGCCGCGCACCATAGAATCCCATGAAGGACCCCACTTCCATCCCCTGAAACTACAACAAAGCAGTgatgatgtacaaaggaaaagaaatcatgGGGGAAGTGAATGAAACAAACCCATCTGGAAAGTACCTCAACTTGGAAGAATTAAACAAGACCAAAGAAAAGCGTTTTCCACTTAAAAAGCCAGTCAGTGCTGAAGAGGAAGAGGAATTCTTTAGAAAGATGAAAACCTCAGACTACGCCGTGATTGATCAACTCAGAAAGTCCCCCTCTCAGGTCTCACTTGTGTCCCTGCTGATAAGCTCGAATAAGCATCAGAAAGTGCTGTTAAAGACGCTCAATGAAGCATATATTTCGATCGAGACCACAGTTGAGCAATTAGAAAGAATGGCGAAATGATTTTTTGAAGTCAACCAGATCTCATTCAGTCGAAATGACTTACCTCTGGAAGGGGCAACCCGCAATAAAGCTCTCCATATGACCGTTAAATGTGAAGGCTACTATGTGAAAAAAGTTATGTCGGATGGCGGATCTGGGGttgacatctgccctctctcgaccttacagagaatggaaattgagaccgagAGGATTAGACCCAACAACGTTTGTGTACGTGCTTTTGACGGCGTCAAGAGGGACACGGTAGGGGAGATTGATTTGATCCTAACCATCGGCCCTATGGATTTTGAAGTAACATTTCAGGTTTTGGACATGGACacctcctacaattttctcctaggaaggccttggatccatgctgcAGGAGCCGTACACTCTAGTCTCCACCcaatggttaagtttgaacatGAAAACCAGGAAAtcgtggtccacggagaagatgaGCAATCAATCTACAGGGACCCGTCCGTCCCATGTTTGGAGGCCAGGGAAGGTAGTGAGCACATAGTCTACCAAGCTTTTAAGATCATGGCCGCATACCAGTGTGAGGAAGGAACCCCGTGTCCTCAACCCTTCTTGTCAAACGCGTCAATCATGGTCTCCAGTGAGATGATCAAGCATGGCTACAAGCCCGGGAAAGGGCTCGGGGTATCTTTGCAAGGCATTACAGAGCCCATCACTTTGACCGCCAGTGAGAACTTTTTTGGTGTTGGTTTCCAAGCTACAGAAGTCGACGTGAAATGGGATAATAAACGTAAGAACGACGAGTGGGTTCTGCCTCAGCCGGTCCTGTATCTCACCAGAAAGTTTGTTAAGCCAAGATAcatagaggaagaagatgaggccttcacgTCCGAAGAAATTGAGGACATCTGTGAAGCAATGAGGCAAATGTTATATGAGGCTCACATGGTCCAGCCGGGTGAAGTCTCAAGTACTGCTGAGGTGCAATATATGGGACCAAGTGCCAAacttcaaaattggaaggctactccgttccTAGTCAGGCGGGAATCCTGGTAGTtcagtcttgccatcttttctgcattccgagttatttcagggtgtaactagaatgtttttagtttattgtcttttaaattccaatgtaaacccttctatcttcaaattcaataaaataaaatcaatatttcatcgtctatGTATCTCTCTCTgtattctttctaatttttgttatttttcttatttctctttttcagttctaataatgcggacttaaataacatgacatgcttgcaaacttcatgcccagatcctaacacGCTGTCTAActatgaaataatgaatcaagaacaaggatatgatgaagatgaggattttagggaaataaatcgagaactggAACAATTTGACAATAAGCCTaaaccaaacttaaatgaaactgagccaGCTAATTTGGGTAGCTCGGAAGAGGTccaagaaaccatgataagcattcacgctgatgaaagaactagggatgcattgatccaacATTTGTTCATATTTTAAGGCGTGTTTTCCTGGTTGTACAATGATATGCCAGGACTAAGTGTTGATTTAGTGGTGCACAAATTGCCAACTTACCCCAGTTATCCCCCTGTCCAACAAAAATAGAGAAAGTTTAAAACAGacatcagtgacaagatcaaagaagaaatcacgaaACAGTTAAAAGTCGGTGTGATTCGAGTGGTTCGATGCACcacatggttggctaatgtggtcccAATGCCAAAAAAAGATGggaaaacccgagtgtgtgttgattatcaggatttgaacaaagcaagtcccaaggacaactttccattaccaaacatccacatccttgttgacaactgtgccaaacatgagatatagtcttttgtggattgttatgctgggtatcatcaggttctgatggatgaggaagacacAGAAAAGACGACTTTCACCATACCTTGGGGTACTTActattacagggtcatgccatttggtttgaggAATTCTAGTACATGAGAGTTATGACTGctatctttcatgacatgatgcaccaggaaattgaggtgtacgtagatgatgtgatcatcaaatccagaacGCAGGACGACCATGTGAGAGATTTGAGAAGGTTTTTTGAGCGCATGCGTAAGTATGACTTGAAATTAAATCCAGCTAAATGCGCGTTCGGAGTTCCATCTGGGAAGCTGTTAGGATTTTTAGTCAGTTAGAggggcatcgagctagatccaacaaagataaagtctattcgggaatTGCCccctccaagaaccaagaaagaggttatgagcctACTAGgcaggttaaattacatcagcaggttcattgctcagttgacttccacgtgtgagcccatatttaagctgttgaagaaagatgcagtGATTagatggacagatgagtgtcaggaagcttttgacaaaatcaaagaatatctgtcgaatcAGCCAGTGTTGGTCCCATCCAAGCCTGGAAGGCCTTTGTTCATGTACTAGAAAAtgttggagaattcttttgggtGTGTTCTCGGGCAACATTATGTGATCGGGAAGAAagaacaagccatatactatttgagcaagaagttcacttgTTATGAAGAcaagtacactttgttggaaagaacttgttgcgccctaacttggctCACTCAGGAGcttaggcattacttgttggcttATACCACCTATCTCATAACCagattggatcctttgaagtacatattccaaaagctGATGCCCACCGAAAGgctagcaaaatggcaaatcctgcttaccgagtttgacatagtctatgtcacccgcacgacaatgaaagctcAAACCTTGGTGGATCACCTAGTGGAAAATCCTATTGATGATGAATATCAGCTTCTGAGTATTTACTTTTTGGATGAGGAAGTAAATTCAATTGGGGTAATTccagaagacaccaatgcttggaaaatgttcttcgatggagctatggatgcaaaaggtgtcgggattggggcaattttgatttcgcccaTTGGTCAGCATTTTCCAGCCATAGCCTGGCTTTGGTTTTTCTATACGAACAACACTACCGAGTATGAatcctgcatcatgggcatgaacATGGAAATCGATCAGGATGTGGAAGAATTTCGACAAgctcaaggtgaatgggaaacttgGGATATCAAGATTATTCCATACatgcaacatgtggaagatcttagcaagcgATTCAAATATGTCGAGTTCAGATACATTCCTCGGTTTCACAATGAGTCAGCCGATGCACTAGCTACTTTGGCCTCAATGCTACCATATCTAGGCAATGTCCACATTGACCCACTGGAAATCCAAATTTGAGAAAGACATGGTTATTGTAATGCAGTAGAGATAGAACCAGATGTTCAGCCA
Above is a window of Nicotiana tabacum cultivar K326 chromosome 8, ASM71507v2, whole genome shotgun sequence DNA encoding:
- the LOC142163119 gene encoding uncharacterized protein LOC142163119, which produces MEIETERIRPNNVCVRAFDGVKRDTVGEIDLILTIGPMDFEVTFQVLDMDTSYNFLLGRPWIHAAGAVHSSLHPMVKFEHENQEIVVHGEDEQSIYRDPSVPCLEAREGSEHIVYQAFKIMAAYQCEEGTPCPQPFLSNASIMVSSEMIKHGYKPGKGLGVSLQGITEPITLTASENFFGVGFQATEVDVKWDNKRKNDEWVLPQPVLYLTRKFVKPRYIEEEDEAFTSEEIEDICEAMRQMLYEAHMVQPGEVSSTAEVLMDEEDTEKTTFTIPWGTYYYRVMPFGLRNSST